One genomic region from Nostoc sp. UHCC 0926 encodes:
- a CDS encoding ThiF family adenylyltransferase has protein sequence MELNLDLANASPVVTVNYSKIELWLVGCGGTGSWLAPSLVRLGRVLSQQGKQVKLYFVDPDHVESANVLRQCFCDAEIGLNKAKTLALRYSLAWKMEVTAIAQPFQPKWIVPSYNTLIVVTACVDNAKARESITQVLQHNTHRPAPHIWHLDCGNSKRSGQVLLGSHLSINPNDYDFEALGCFRLPAPTVQQPDLLVSQPEELADNNLSCEQMALLNSQSLSINQRVAAEAFDYLLQLTTGKLRRFATYFDLESGSGKSLYTTQASIMQAILLGRSCA, from the coding sequence ATGGAGCTAAATCTTGATTTGGCAAATGCTTCTCCTGTCGTGACTGTCAACTACTCGAAGATAGAACTGTGGCTAGTTGGGTGCGGCGGTACTGGTTCTTGGTTGGCTCCTTCTTTGGTTCGGTTAGGCAGAGTTCTTTCTCAGCAAGGTAAACAGGTGAAACTCTACTTTGTTGACCCGGATCATGTTGAGTCAGCTAACGTTTTACGCCAGTGCTTCTGTGATGCAGAAATCGGACTCAACAAAGCCAAAACCCTGGCGCTGCGCTACTCCCTGGCTTGGAAGATGGAAGTTACAGCGATCGCTCAACCTTTCCAACCCAAATGGATTGTTCCCAGTTACAATACTCTGATTGTTGTCACTGCTTGCGTAGATAATGCCAAAGCCAGAGAGTCAATTACCCAAGTACTTCAGCACAATACTCATCGCCCTGCGCCTCACATTTGGCATTTGGATTGCGGTAACTCCAAGCGTAGTGGTCAGGTACTATTAGGTTCCCATCTGTCTATTAACCCCAATGACTATGATTTCGAGGCTTTGGGCTGCTTTCGCTTACCTGCACCAACTGTACAGCAACCCGATCTACTGGTTTCACAACCAGAAGAGTTAGCAGACAACAACTTGTCCTGTGAACAAATGGCGTTGCTTAATAGCCAGTCCTTGAGCATTAACCAGCGAGTTGCTGCGGAAGCATTTGATTATTTGTTGCAACTGACGACGGGGAAACTACGACGGTTTGCTACTTATTTCGACTTAGAGAGTGGTAGCGGAAAATCCCTGTATACAACGCAAGCCAGTATTATGCAGGCGATTCTCCTGGGTCGCTCTTGCGCGTAG
- a CDS encoding siphovirus Gp157 family protein, which translates to MNLALAQQSLAGLSQTAAHLWEQLTNCQTPEEEAAIITAIWETQEVQEEVVDIQAELALQLDAEIVAIKQRLEHLKAVHQSALLRLERWRQKLDETILEQTAAGILPEQMIGNSLRITIQENPPSCEVLIDAEQLSPKYRREKTVYSADKKAIIAAWKKGIPVDGTHIIRKRRVIYALTATAIHDFKDSLLT; encoded by the coding sequence ATGAATTTAGCACTCGCTCAACAATCCTTAGCGGGACTTTCCCAAACTGCTGCTCATCTCTGGGAACAGCTAACTAATTGCCAGACTCCTGAAGAGGAAGCTGCTATCATCACCGCTATTTGGGAAACTCAGGAAGTTCAAGAAGAAGTTGTTGATATCCAAGCAGAATTAGCATTACAACTGGATGCTGAAATAGTGGCTATTAAGCAACGACTAGAACATCTAAAAGCTGTACATCAATCAGCACTGTTAAGACTAGAACGCTGGCGACAAAAATTAGATGAAACTATTTTAGAACAAACCGCCGCAGGAATTCTACCTGAGCAAATGATTGGTAATTCACTTCGCATCACAATTCAAGAAAATCCGCCAAGTTGTGAGGTGCTGATAGATGCAGAACAATTGTCTCCAAAATACCGCAGAGAAAAGACTGTTTACTCAGCAGACAAGAAAGCTATTATTGCTGCTTGGAAGAAAGGTATTCCTGTAGATGGCACTCACATCATACGTAAGCGCCGAGTTATCTATGCTTTGACAGCAACGGCAATTCACGATTTCAAAGACTCGTTGTTAACTTAG
- a CDS encoding response regulator produces MVDIRVAIIEDHSLTRIGMRSSLNEQEGIQVVGDEATASNGLKLLQSTKPDIAIVDIGLPDRDGIWLVQQFRESLVSETAAQTKFLMLTSFAKEQMVLAAFAAGADSYCVKTIKFELLLEALHITHEGQSWIDPAIARIVLKHTRQRAAAAVKPNATQTVTISAIDPEQASILQADPLTNRELEVLELIVQGYSNNEIAQKLYLSLGSVKVYVRGVLNKLCASDRTQAAVLALRAGLLN; encoded by the coding sequence ATGGTAGATATTCGAGTAGCAATTATTGAAGACCATAGCTTAACGCGGATTGGGATGCGTAGTTCTCTCAACGAGCAAGAAGGTATTCAAGTCGTGGGTGATGAAGCTACAGCCTCCAATGGGTTGAAACTGCTCCAAAGTACAAAACCAGACATAGCGATCGTTGATATTGGCTTGCCGGATAGAGACGGAATATGGCTGGTGCAGCAGTTTCGGGAATCTTTAGTGTCGGAAACAGCAGCACAGACTAAATTTTTGATGCTTACTTCGTTTGCCAAAGAGCAGATGGTACTGGCAGCGTTTGCAGCTGGGGCAGACTCTTATTGTGTGAAAACAATTAAGTTCGAGTTGTTGTTGGAAGCGCTGCATATCACCCATGAAGGTCAGTCATGGATTGATCCAGCGATCGCTCGTATCGTTCTCAAGCATACTCGTCAAAGAGCGGCAGCGGCGGTGAAACCGAATGCTACTCAAACGGTAACAATCTCTGCAATTGATCCAGAGCAAGCAAGCATTCTACAAGCAGATCCATTGACAAATCGGGAACTGGAAGTCTTGGAGTTAATTGTCCAAGGCTATAGCAATAACGAGATTGCTCAGAAACTCTATCTCAGCTTGGGAAGCGTAAAAGTATATGTGCGTGGGGTTTTGAACAAGCTTTGTGCAAGCGATCGCACTCAAGCGGCTGTATTAGCGTTGCGGGCTGGTTTGCTCAATTGA
- a CDS encoding IS701 family transposase → MRAITKPSTAKCDLNTYTLFLLAESKYPGCTRLAEIMENLSHDSVNRFLLRERYEPKDLFEEIKPNINLVGGTLSGDDTVIDKPHSDPKITELIGYYYSGRHHRAVKGIQLITLYYTDLLGKSVPVNYRIYNKQDKKTKNDYLREMIIEVLDWGLKPKTMTTDAWYSSQENLKLLKNKQLGFLTGVAKNRSCAVDGKNYTQVQNLEIPESGLIVYLKNFGWVKVFRKSFKNETYRYYIMYSPEKDALSSIDRAEFQELHSIHWGIECYHRAIKQVCGIDRFMVRTTEAIKTHFFSSIRAFTQLELMRSEELIENWYELQRNLSLQVARDFILEHLKQKVGLNTHN, encoded by the coding sequence ATCAGAGCAATTACTAAACCATCAACCGCTAAATGTGACTTGAACACTTATACTCTGTTTCTACTGGCAGAATCAAAGTATCCAGGTTGCACACGTCTGGCAGAGATAATGGAAAATTTATCTCATGATAGCGTCAATAGATTTTTGCTACGTGAACGGTACGAACCTAAGGACTTATTTGAAGAAATCAAGCCCAATATCAATCTAGTTGGAGGTACTTTAAGCGGAGATGATACGGTAATTGATAAGCCTCATAGTGACCCAAAAATAACAGAATTAATCGGTTATTACTATTCAGGAAGACATCATCGTGCTGTTAAGGGAATTCAGTTAATTACCTTGTATTACACGGACTTGTTAGGTAAATCTGTGCCTGTCAATTATCGCATTTATAACAAACAGGATAAGAAGACTAAAAATGATTATTTACGAGAAATGATTATCGAGGTTTTAGACTGGGGTTTAAAGCCTAAAACAATGACCACTGACGCTTGGTATTCCAGCCAAGAAAACCTGAAGTTACTGAAAAACAAGCAATTAGGGTTTTTAACTGGTGTAGCTAAAAATCGCTCATGTGCAGTTGATGGTAAGAATTATACCCAAGTCCAAAACCTAGAAATTCCCGAATCTGGTTTAATAGTGTATCTGAAAAATTTTGGTTGGGTGAAGGTATTCCGCAAAAGTTTCAAAAACGAAACTTACAGATATTACATTATGTACAGCCCTGAAAAAGATGCACTCTCTTCAATTGATAGAGCAGAATTTCAAGAATTACATTCAATCCATTGGGGGATTGAATGCTACCACAGAGCTATCAAGCAAGTCTGTGGCATTGACCGATTTATGGTAAGAACAACCGAAGCAATTAAAACTCATTTTTTTAGTTCAATTCGGGCTTTTACCCAATTGGAATTAATGCGCTCTGAAGAGTTAATTGAAAACTGGTATGAACTCCAAAGAAATTTATCTCTTCAGGTCGCTCGTGACTTCATCCTAGAACACCTTAAACAAAAGGTGGGGTTGAATACACATAACTAA
- a CDS encoding plasmid mobilization protein, translating into MRQKRSHRIDIRLTLAEYEKAQLMADENNLTMSELFRAKTLKNRLPRRVTKVAGQTYWELGKIGNNLNQIAKAINTSVLMGEPVVVDRALLSQVRDLVKQVRREIAEIDLITDLQDEG; encoded by the coding sequence ATGCGACAAAAACGCTCACACAGGATAGACATTAGACTGACTTTGGCAGAATACGAGAAAGCACAGTTAATGGCAGATGAAAATAATCTCACTATGAGTGAGTTGTTTCGTGCCAAGACTCTGAAAAATAGATTGCCCAGGCGTGTCACCAAAGTAGCAGGCCAAACTTACTGGGAGTTGGGGAAAATAGGTAACAATCTCAACCAAATAGCTAAAGCAATCAATACTTCAGTACTCATGGGAGAACCTGTAGTCGTAGATAGAGCATTGTTGTCACAGGTAAGAGATTTGGTGAAACAGGTGCGGCGAGAGATTGCTGAAATTGATTTAATCACTGATTTACAAGATGAAGGATGA
- a CDS encoding Uma2 family endonuclease, translated as MSTVITQSLTLEEFLKLPETKPASVYINGEIIQKPMPKGKHSRLQLRLCNSINDVAESVHIAYAFPELRCSFGIRSVVPDVAVFNWSRIPFAADGEAPNDLLLPPDWTIEILSPEQSSNRVTGNILYCLDHGCQLGWLIDPEDRSILVFRPNQQPELLQGDERLPVLAGIDFELTVTTVFGWLKMSS; from the coding sequence ATGTCTACGGTAATTACTCAATCCCTGACCCTGGAGGAGTTTCTCAAGCTACCAGAAACCAAGCCTGCAAGCGTTTATATTAATGGTGAGATTATTCAGAAGCCAATGCCGAAAGGGAAGCATAGCCGATTACAGTTAAGGCTGTGCAACAGTATTAATGATGTTGCCGAAAGCGTGCATATTGCTTATGCCTTTCCAGAACTGCGCTGTAGTTTTGGTATCCGCTCAGTAGTACCTGATGTAGCGGTTTTCAACTGGTCGCGTATTCCCTTTGCTGCTGATGGGGAAGCACCCAACGATCTTCTGCTTCCTCCAGACTGGACAATTGAAATTCTTTCCCCCGAACAAAGTTCAAATCGAGTCACAGGCAATATTCTCTATTGCTTAGATCATGGTTGCCAATTAGGTTGGTTGATAGACCCAGAAGATCGTTCTATTTTGGTCTTCCGTCCAAATCAACAACCAGAACTTTTGCAGGGTGATGAGCGTTTGCCAGTGTTAGCCGGGATAGACTTTGAGTTAACTGTTACGACTGTGTTTGGTTGGCTAAAAATGAGCAGTTAG
- a CDS encoding TetR/AcrR family transcriptional regulator: MAKNTYIPCLLQLFRQYGYDGATLSKISQATGLGKASLYHHFPGGKDEMVTAVLDFMECWLEEHILQILRGGGDALTRLTKMCEQINELYEGGQQPCMCAILLMGSARDIFHTKVQTLLRTWIDEIANVLRAAGLDETLAHERGEDAAIAIQGALIVAQGLDDVAPFVRVMKQLPQQLCQNL; encoded by the coding sequence ATGGCAAAAAATACTTATATTCCCTGCTTGCTACAACTGTTTCGACAGTATGGTTACGATGGGGCGACTTTATCGAAAATTTCACAAGCGACAGGTTTGGGGAAAGCCAGTCTTTATCATCACTTCCCCGGTGGGAAGGATGAAATGGTGACGGCGGTGTTGGATTTCATGGAATGTTGGTTGGAGGAACACATTTTACAGATACTTCGCGGTGGAGGGGATGCGCTCACTCGGTTGACTAAGATGTGTGAGCAGATTAACGAGCTATATGAAGGCGGACAACAACCCTGTATGTGTGCCATCTTGTTGATGGGGTCAGCACGAGATATCTTTCATACCAAGGTGCAAACACTATTACGAACCTGGATTGATGAAATAGCAAATGTTTTGAGGGCAGCCGGATTAGATGAGACGCTGGCTCATGAGCGTGGGGAAGATGCTGCTATTGCCATTCAAGGCGCTCTGATTGTAGCGCAGGGTTTGGATGATGTGGCTCCTTTTGTCCGTGTGATGAAACAATTGCCACAACAACTGTGCCAAAATTTGTAG
- a CDS encoding ParM/StbA family protein, whose translation MSNLIVSFDPGASLTKIVYELATEGKPCLMTMEPEMLKLPQSSIDAYMSSRKGLESPKPVDEAWVSSPADGDTQCTVVGFLAQQFSASARLDKLKYETSIHKALAVIGAIAQHNKLPNRFSLSLTSLLPYGEYQNRQAFEQQLQSALKDFRFRGQRLRVKLERFECLPEGAGLAMIRQRQNGKEWFNAQTIAVLMFGHRNTSLLLFERGKMTAGYTNGLGFHQMVKRVIERTSGQDATALTSAIYAAGSDITPDNQAIRTLVKSREPKNLDYELQMIVNAIATAKAEYWSRLYDWLESTLPAVNEVILSGGAALYLEQELQECFQEISTYWGADLQQQVQEVFKDKSNDYCHTFREQEALSFRLIDAFGLFMRFRAQIEKIA comes from the coding sequence ATGTCAAACTTGATAGTCAGTTTTGACCCTGGTGCTTCCTTGACCAAGATTGTTTACGAACTAGCAACTGAAGGCAAACCATGTTTGATGACAATGGAACCAGAGATGCTGAAGTTGCCTCAAAGTTCGATTGACGCTTATATGTCAAGTCGCAAGGGTCTTGAATCTCCTAAACCAGTAGATGAAGCCTGGGTGTCAAGTCCTGCGGATGGAGATACACAATGTACGGTAGTGGGATTCCTGGCACAGCAGTTTTCAGCATCTGCCAGACTCGATAAGCTCAAGTACGAAACCTCAATTCACAAAGCCTTGGCGGTTATTGGTGCGATCGCTCAACACAACAAATTGCCTAACAGGTTTTCACTATCACTGACCTCACTACTGCCCTATGGTGAATATCAAAATCGCCAAGCATTTGAGCAACAGTTGCAGTCTGCACTCAAGGATTTTAGGTTTCGGGGTCAAAGGTTGCGAGTGAAATTGGAGCGATTCGAGTGCTTACCCGAAGGTGCGGGATTGGCAATGATTCGCCAACGCCAGAATGGTAAAGAATGGTTTAACGCTCAAACCATCGCAGTGCTAATGTTCGGGCATCGCAATACCAGCCTTCTATTATTTGAACGGGGCAAGATGACGGCGGGTTACACCAATGGGCTGGGCTTTCACCAAATGGTAAAGCGAGTAATTGAGCGCACATCGGGACAGGATGCCACTGCTTTGACCTCTGCCATCTATGCAGCCGGTTCAGATATCACACCTGACAACCAAGCAATTCGCACTCTAGTCAAAAGTAGAGAACCTAAAAATCTTGATTATGAATTGCAGATGATTGTTAATGCCATTGCTACTGCTAAAGCTGAGTATTGGTCTAGGCTTTACGATTGGCTGGAATCAACTTTACCTGCGGTGAACGAGGTGATTTTGAGTGGTGGCGCAGCATTGTACTTAGAGCAAGAGTTACAAGAGTGCTTTCAAGAAATTTCAACTTATTGGGGTGCTGACTTACAGCAACAGGTACAAGAAGTATTCAAGGATAAAAGTAATGATTATTGCCATACTTTCCGAGAGCAGGAAGCTTTGTCGTTTAGGTTGATTGATGCGTTTGGTTTGTTTATGCGGTTTAGAGCGCAAATCGAGAAGATAGCATGA
- a CDS encoding glutathione S-transferase family protein translates to MIKLYGHELSGNSYKVKLLLSLLGIEHEWIKVDLLKGEHKASEFQSLNPFGQVPVLVDGDTIIKDAQAILVYLARFYGGEQWLPLDAVSLSQVVRWLSTTAGEVRQGPESARLYYLFNATSIDIDRAKQKAEFILTQLNQHLRDRQWLEFERITIADIAVFPYVALAPDGKIALDSYPHILAWIERVKTLPGFIGMQGIAAPALV, encoded by the coding sequence ATGATTAAGCTTTATGGTCACGAACTCTCTGGTAACAGCTATAAGGTCAAGCTCTTGCTATCACTATTGGGCATTGAACATGAATGGATTAAGGTCGATTTGCTGAAGGGGGAACACAAAGCGTCTGAATTTCAGTCGCTTAATCCCTTCGGTCAAGTTCCCGTATTAGTGGATGGCGACACAATTATAAAAGACGCACAGGCAATTTTGGTTTATTTGGCTCGTTTTTATGGTGGTGAACAATGGTTGCCACTGGATGCTGTCTCACTTAGTCAGGTTGTACGTTGGCTATCTACAACTGCGGGTGAAGTGCGTCAGGGGCCAGAATCGGCTCGTTTGTACTATCTGTTTAATGCCACCAGTATTGATATTGACAGAGCTAAACAAAAAGCAGAGTTTATTCTTACACAACTTAACCAACATTTGCGCGATCGCCAATGGTTAGAGTTCGAGCGGATAACTATTGCAGATATAGCAGTATTCCCCTATGTTGCCTTAGCACCAGATGGCAAAATTGCTCTTGACTCTTATCCTCATATTCTGGCATGGATTGAGCGAGTTAAGACCCTTCCCGGTTTTATAGGAATGCAAGGAATTGCAGCACCTGCCTTGGTATAG
- a CDS encoding relaxase/mobilization nuclease domain-containing protein has product MIGKHIKGKSFRGLLNYLFGKDGARQIGGNMEGTNPRELAAEFGISRRLNPKVNRAVYHASLSLAHKESLDDDTWDEIAQKYLQAMGFDMNQYVVVRHTDRTHEHIHIAASRIQLDGTTVSDSWDDRRSEAVIRKLEQEYNLQSVQPSWEKDKHSPTTGERRQLARTGEESVRVRLQRCLRRALPTLDQATHDHPTMPELIERMQQQGINVRVGYTRTGIVKGISYQLDGVAFSGTHLGKAYTFPGLQKHRGVNYSPKRDDKRIQKLMEQAVENLTPAVPSKQDDKRIQKFMEQAVENPTPAVTQTNSLPIPQPTNWEQIRLNLSQQYNLPNSLLTELYEKGWLYANLAGQAIFVERTLDDLPTLAKQLEPTGDFTAIPLNSEARKNGSFWIATDATVERAVLLSDPIEVLSVIALESTVDKEKRKPTLYWSVGDSEQIPLEFLRAIDTVVIAFKDNDKVEDLIAEILAELPQAKKVSPGEAGWNGMLTNNHSQPNQSRIPELQGWEL; this is encoded by the coding sequence ATGATTGGCAAGCACATCAAAGGTAAAAGTTTTCGGGGACTGCTAAACTACCTCTTTGGCAAAGATGGAGCAAGACAAATCGGTGGGAATATGGAAGGAACAAACCCACGCGAACTAGCAGCTGAATTTGGTATATCTCGAAGATTAAACCCGAAGGTGAACAGGGCTGTTTATCACGCTTCTCTCAGTTTGGCCCACAAAGAGAGTTTAGATGATGACACTTGGGATGAAATCGCCCAAAAGTATCTGCAAGCAATGGGTTTTGATATGAACCAATATGTCGTAGTGCGGCATACTGACCGGACTCATGAACACATACATATTGCTGCCAGTCGCATTCAATTAGATGGCACTACAGTTTCTGATAGCTGGGACGATCGCAGAAGTGAAGCGGTAATTCGCAAGTTGGAGCAGGAATACAATTTGCAATCGGTGCAACCAAGTTGGGAAAAAGATAAGCACAGTCCAACTACTGGCGAACGTAGGCAACTTGCCAGAACTGGAGAGGAAAGCGTTAGAGTGAGACTCCAGCGATGCCTTCGGCGGGCGTTGCCAACGCTCGACCAAGCAACACACGACCATCCCACTATGCCAGAGTTAATAGAGCGAATGCAACAACAAGGTATTAATGTCCGTGTTGGTTATACTCGCACAGGCATTGTCAAAGGCATTAGTTACCAACTTGATGGTGTGGCTTTTAGTGGTACGCATCTGGGTAAAGCATATACCTTTCCTGGTTTACAAAAGCATCGAGGTGTAAACTACAGTCCCAAGCGGGATGACAAACGCATCCAGAAACTTATGGAGCAAGCTGTCGAAAATCTCACACCAGCAGTGCCTTCAAAACAGGATGACAAACGTATTCAGAAATTCATGGAACAAGCTGTTGAAAATCCTACGCCAGCAGTTACTCAAACAAACTCCTTGCCTATACCACAACCAACAAACTGGGAGCAAATACGCCTAAACTTAAGCCAGCAGTACAATTTACCCAATTCTCTGCTCACAGAATTGTATGAAAAGGGTTGGCTCTATGCAAATCTTGCAGGTCAAGCAATATTTGTGGAACGCACACTCGATGATCTTCCAACTCTTGCCAAGCAGCTAGAACCAACAGGTGACTTCACCGCTATTCCCCTGAACTCTGAAGCGAGGAAAAATGGTAGTTTTTGGATTGCTACAGATGCCACAGTAGAAAGAGCAGTACTACTAAGTGACCCGATTGAAGTTCTCTCTGTCATTGCCTTAGAATCAACTGTTGACAAAGAAAAGCGCAAACCGACATTGTATTGGAGTGTAGGCGATAGCGAGCAAATACCTTTAGAATTTTTGCGAGCGATCGATACAGTAGTCATCGCTTTTAAAGATAATGATAAAGTTGAGGACTTGATAGCTGAGATACTAGCTGAACTACCTCAAGCCAAAAAAGTTTCTCCCGGTGAAGCTGGTTGGAATGGAATGCTGACTAACAATCACTCGCAACCCAACCAAAGCCGAATACCAGAGCTTCAAGGTTGGGAACTTTGA
- a CDS encoding HNH endonuclease, which yields MVINNFVRLNVRKRANYLCEYCHSPERSNATPFTIDHIIPQSLGGSDDLNNLALACHRCNQRRYNFTTGIDPETQTEVPLFNPRNQNWSEHFIWTENGLNIIGTTPLGRATCSRFDFNDQDHDDGFILNYRQLWLTAGWHPPIDDLRQ from the coding sequence GTGGTCATCAACAATTTTGTTCGCTTAAACGTCCGTAAAAGGGCAAATTACTTGTGTGAATACTGTCACTCTCCAGAACGCTCAAATGCAACACCCTTTACCATTGATCACATTATTCCTCAATCTTTAGGAGGATCAGACGATCTCAATAATTTGGCTTTAGCTTGTCATCGTTGTAATCAAAGGCGGTATAATTTTACAACTGGGATTGATCCAGAAACACAAACAGAAGTTCCATTATTTAATCCGAGAAATCAAAATTGGTCAGAGCATTTTATCTGGACAGAAAATGGGTTAAATATCATTGGAACAACTCCTTTAGGTCGTGCAACTTGCAGTCGTTTTGATTTTAACGATCAAGACCATGATGATGGGTTTATTCTAAATTACCGTCAACTTTGGTTAACAGCAGGTTGGCATCCACCTATTGATGATCTACGTCAATAA
- a CDS encoding pyridoxamine 5'-phosphate oxidase family protein — translation MPRKFTGIAFTPAVKVAQEQRGSRQTYARFEQNGPSNDTITPEIEEFIAQMDGFYLGTVGSNGYPYIQFRGGQPGFLKAVDEKTLGFADFKGNVQYVTVGNLDENDKAFLFLMDYRHRRRLKIWGRAMYVEDDSELIESLKLPNYEAEVERVILFHIEAWNWNCPQHIPIRYSEQEVTALQARITELEELVAKKQQI, via the coding sequence ATGCCACGTAAATTTACGGGAATTGCTTTCACGCCTGCTGTCAAAGTTGCTCAAGAACAACGTGGCTCACGGCAGACCTATGCTCGATTTGAACAAAATGGGCCTTCTAACGATACCATCACACCAGAAATTGAGGAATTTATTGCCCAAATGGATGGTTTTTATTTGGGAACCGTCGGTTCTAATGGTTATCCCTACATTCAATTTCGTGGTGGACAACCTGGGTTTTTGAAAGCTGTAGATGAAAAGACTTTAGGATTTGCTGACTTCAAAGGCAATGTTCAATATGTTACCGTTGGTAATCTTGACGAAAATGACAAAGCTTTTTTGTTTTTGATGGATTATCGCCATCGCCGACGGTTGAAAATTTGGGGGCGGGCTATGTATGTAGAAGATGATAGTGAACTAATTGAAAGCCTGAAACTTCCTAACTATGAAGCAGAAGTGGAACGAGTGATTCTGTTTCACATTGAAGCTTGGAATTGGAACTGTCCACAGCACATTCCTATTCGCTATTCTGAACAAGAAGTGACGGCATTGCAAGCGAGAATAACTGAACTAGAGGAACTTGTTGCTAAGAAGCAGCAAATCTAA
- a CDS encoding hybrid sensor histidine kinase/response regulator, with the protein MKNTLSWNITSEQRNQRILLVDDSADSLRLLQVTLKLKGYNVTIADSGAEALVQIAESPPDLVLLDVVMPDMDGYEVTRQIKHNSNLPFIPILLVTGSEKSSVVKGLDAGADEFIRKPVDKKELLARVRALLRLKHSMDEQLFLSQRREDFVTRLTHDLRTPLIAADQFLKLLQRGVFGNTLSAMCESLEQMAQSNQTLLSMVDTLLEVYQYEAGGKTLDFFVVDLWELCQQVVQELMPLANVKDLTLKAVLTEGTEASLLRVRGDRLELRRLITNLVGNAIRFSDAGSVEVRLNSTVQGVTIEVEDTGIGMNPEEQLLLFDRFRQGKHQRRGNGLGLYLSRQIVEAHQGNISVSSTVGKGSIFTVYLPVQTAYSKMLSA; encoded by the coding sequence ATGAAGAACACTTTATCTTGGAATATAACTTCAGAACAAAGAAACCAAAGAATTCTGCTGGTGGATGACTCAGCTGACAGCCTCCGCTTGCTGCAAGTCACTTTGAAGCTGAAGGGATACAACGTCACCATCGCCGACAGTGGTGCTGAAGCATTAGTACAAATTGCCGAATCTCCTCCCGATTTGGTACTCTTAGATGTAGTAATGCCGGATATGGATGGCTATGAAGTTACCCGGCAAATTAAGCACAACTCAAACTTACCTTTTATCCCAATTTTGCTGGTGACAGGTTCTGAAAAATCAAGTGTCGTCAAAGGTTTAGATGCAGGTGCAGATGAATTTATTCGCAAGCCTGTAGATAAGAAGGAATTACTGGCCAGAGTGCGGGCTTTGTTGAGACTGAAACACAGTATGGATGAACAACTATTCCTCAGTCAGCGACGGGAAGATTTTGTGACCCGTCTCACTCACGACCTGCGAACTCCGTTGATAGCTGCTGACCAATTCCTAAAGTTGCTGCAAAGAGGTGTTTTTGGCAATACCTTATCAGCAATGTGTGAATCTTTAGAACAAATGGCTCAGAGTAACCAAACTTTGTTGTCAATGGTCGATACCTTATTAGAAGTTTACCAGTATGAAGCTGGAGGCAAAACTTTGGATTTCTTTGTGGTTGACCTGTGGGAATTATGTCAGCAAGTAGTGCAAGAACTAATGCCTTTGGCTAATGTTAAAGATTTAACTCTCAAAGCTGTCTTGACAGAGGGTACTGAAGCTTCTTTACTTAGGGTTAGAGGCGATCGCCTGGAACTACGCCGACTTATCACTAACTTAGTTGGTAATGCCATTCGCTTCAGCGATGCTGGGTCAGTAGAAGTTCGCCTCAATTCCACTGTTCAAGGGGTAACGATTGAAGTAGAGGATACAGGTATTGGCATGAATCCAGAAGAACAATTACTCTTATTTGATCGCTTTCGACAGGGCAAGCATCAACGCCGGGGGAACGGTTTAGGATTATATTTGTCCCGTCAAATTGTTGAAGCCCATCAGGGGAACATCTCTGTTTCATCGACTGTAGGCAAAGGCAGCATTTTCACAGTTTATTTACCTGTGCAAACAGCTTATTCAAAAATGTTATCAGCATAA